Proteins encoded together in one Lysinibacter cavernae window:
- the thiE gene encoding thiamine phosphate synthase has product MTGAQRRQRLERARLYLCTDARTGQGDLAEFVTAALIGGVDIIQLRDKSIEASEEKAALELVRDLCHAHGALVSVNDRADLAMLIGADVFHTGQGDLSVADCRALLGPDVILGRSTNSFERALEAASDDEVDYFCVGPVWPTPTKPGRAAVGVELIERVAEAEPGKPWFAIGGVDSSTAVSVLEAGAERIVVVRAITTANDPAAAARELIAVLDDAERLNRDGSEGW; this is encoded by the coding sequence CTGACCGGCGCACAGCGGAGGCAGCGGCTTGAACGTGCGCGTCTATATCTGTGTACCGACGCTCGAACCGGGCAAGGAGATCTTGCCGAGTTTGTCACCGCGGCCCTCATCGGTGGGGTTGACATTATTCAACTCAGAGACAAATCGATTGAGGCTTCAGAAGAAAAAGCGGCGCTCGAACTCGTTCGTGACCTCTGCCACGCGCACGGTGCGCTCGTCTCGGTCAACGACAGGGCCGACCTAGCGATGCTCATCGGAGCCGACGTGTTTCACACCGGGCAGGGCGACCTGAGTGTCGCAGACTGCCGAGCGCTTCTTGGGCCTGACGTAATTCTTGGCCGCTCAACCAACAGCTTTGAGCGTGCGCTTGAAGCGGCTTCGGACGACGAGGTTGACTACTTTTGCGTTGGACCCGTGTGGCCAACCCCAACAAAGCCTGGCCGCGCGGCCGTTGGTGTTGAACTGATTGAGCGCGTTGCCGAGGCTGAACCCGGCAAACCATGGTTTGCCATTGGGGGAGTCGACAGCTCAACAGCGGTGAGCGTGCTTGAAGCCGGGGCAGAACGAATTGTTGTTGTTCGGGCAATCACCACGGCCAACGACCCCGCTGCTGCGGCGCGCGAACTGATCGCCGTCCTCGATGATGCAGAACGACTGAACCGCGACGGTTCGGAAGGTTGGTAA
- the thiD gene encoding bifunctional hydroxymethylpyrimidine kinase/phosphomethylpyrimidine kinase encodes MTPAVSPSDSRLSLDGYQPPRILSIAGTDPTGGAGIQADIKSISAMGGYAMAVVTALVAQNTRGVLSVHTPPVSFLTEQLDAVSDDVEIDAVKIGMLGTSEITAAVGAWLAGNRQQLVVLDPVMIATSGDRLLSPDAEQALRDLLPHVALVTPNLPELAVLASEPVATGWDEALLQGERVSARYGVTVLVKGGHLDGDSCPDALVDASPETEVARVFQLEGPRYPTANTHGTGCSLSAALATVMARTGSWDVALRESTEWLRDSIRTSGHLHVGEGNGPVNHFNMLWTAAGFGATTDD; translated from the coding sequence ATGACACCTGCAGTATCACCGTCCGACTCACGGCTCAGCCTCGACGGATACCAACCGCCGCGCATCCTCAGCATTGCGGGCACCGACCCGACTGGCGGCGCCGGCATCCAGGCAGATATCAAGAGCATCTCGGCCATGGGCGGCTACGCCATGGCCGTTGTGACCGCGCTTGTCGCCCAGAACACGCGAGGCGTGCTCTCGGTGCATACGCCGCCGGTGTCATTCTTGACCGAACAGCTGGACGCCGTCAGCGACGACGTTGAGATTGATGCGGTGAAGATTGGGATGCTGGGCACCTCAGAAATCACGGCAGCGGTTGGGGCCTGGCTGGCTGGCAACCGACAGCAACTCGTCGTCCTCGACCCAGTCATGATTGCCACCAGCGGCGACCGGCTGCTGAGCCCTGACGCCGAGCAAGCCCTGCGTGACCTCTTGCCGCACGTCGCACTCGTGACGCCAAACCTGCCAGAGCTCGCAGTCCTCGCCAGCGAACCCGTTGCCACAGGCTGGGACGAGGCCCTGCTGCAGGGCGAACGCGTTTCCGCGAGATACGGGGTCACGGTTCTCGTCAAGGGGGGCCATCTTGATGGCGATAGTTGCCCTGATGCCCTCGTGGATGCCAGCCCAGAGACCGAGGTCGCACGTGTCTTCCAGCTCGAAGGTCCGCGCTATCCAACGGCGAACACCCACGGAACCGGCTGCTCACTCTCGGCCGCGCTCGCAACCGTGATGGCAAGGACGGGGTCGTGGGACGTGGCGCTTCGCGAGTCGACGGAGTGGTTGCGCGACAGCATCCGCACGTCTGGGCACTTACATGTTGGCGAGGGGAACGGACCGGTAAACCACTTCAATATGTTGTGGACCGCCGCCGGGTTTGGGGCGACAACCGATGACTAA
- a CDS encoding ThiF family adenylyltransferase, whose protein sequence is MTNTPIRQLLPLVGPAEDLTAEQVTRYSRHIIIPGFGRDSQLRLANARVAVMGAGGLGSPILLYLAAAGVGTIGIIDDDRVEASNLQRQVAHGTGDIGRSKAQSARDAVLTRNPDATVILHEFRLGSHNAIETLADYDLVIDGSDNFATRYLLSDAAELLGIPCVWGSILRYNGQVSTFWAAPNDGGPGIVYRDLFAEPPAPGTVPGCADGGVLGVLCGTIGTFMATEAVKLIIGQGETLLGRILSYDALTARSREFALAPDPSRVPVTELIDYDVFCGLGIPEAEAMSIQRLPSPRPGGVASEGTRLEPTMEDTLLPDSTEWSAPELSDALAAREAGGASFQLVDVREAAEREAASIPGSIHLPLNDFFSGDAVQQLDQDVPIVLYCHHGSRSEYLLKALNQAGFDNVSHLTGGIDSWSLVVDPSTPRY, encoded by the coding sequence ATGACTAACACGCCGATTCGACAGTTGCTACCGCTCGTTGGGCCAGCGGAGGATCTGACCGCCGAGCAGGTCACGCGATACTCGAGGCACATCATCATCCCTGGATTTGGCAGAGACAGCCAGCTCCGACTTGCCAACGCACGGGTCGCGGTGATGGGGGCAGGCGGGCTTGGCAGCCCCATCCTGCTTTACCTAGCCGCCGCCGGCGTTGGAACAATCGGCATCATCGACGACGACCGTGTCGAAGCCTCGAACCTGCAACGGCAGGTCGCACACGGCACGGGTGACATTGGGCGCAGTAAGGCGCAGTCCGCGAGGGATGCCGTGCTCACGAGAAACCCTGACGCCACGGTGATCCTGCACGAGTTTCGCCTCGGCTCCCACAATGCCATCGAGACCCTTGCCGACTATGACCTCGTCATTGACGGCTCCGATAATTTTGCGACTCGATATCTGTTGAGCGATGCAGCGGAGCTGCTCGGCATCCCCTGTGTGTGGGGGTCGATTCTGCGCTATAACGGGCAGGTTTCGACGTTCTGGGCCGCCCCAAATGATGGCGGACCAGGGATCGTGTACCGGGACCTCTTTGCGGAGCCCCCAGCCCCAGGAACGGTTCCCGGATGTGCCGACGGCGGCGTTCTTGGCGTGCTCTGCGGAACGATCGGCACGTTCATGGCGACGGAAGCCGTCAAGCTCATCATCGGCCAGGGCGAAACGTTGCTTGGGCGAATCCTCAGTTACGACGCCCTGACGGCCAGGTCGAGGGAGTTTGCCCTCGCGCCCGACCCCAGTCGAGTCCCTGTGACAGAACTCATCGACTACGACGTGTTCTGCGGTTTGGGCATACCCGAAGCCGAGGCCATGAGCATCCAGAGGTTGCCTTCGCCTCGCCCAGGAGGGGTAGCATCGGAGGGAACCCGCTTGGAACCAACGATGGAGGACACCCTGCTACCTGACAGCACCGAATGGTCGGCCCCCGAACTCTCTGACGCTCTTGCCGCCCGTGAGGCAGGAGGAGCATCGTTCCAACTCGTCGATGTGCGTGAGGCAGCCGAGCGCGAGGCCGCGTCAATCCCAGGGTCAATACACCTCCCCCTCAACGATTTCTTTTCCGGCGATGCAGTGCAGCAGCTCGACCAGGATGTTCCCATCGTGCTCTACTGCCACCACGGCTCACGCTCCGAGTATCTGCTCAAGGCGCTGAACCAGGCTGGGTTCGATAATGTCAGCCACCTCACCGGCGGCATCGATTCGTGGAGTCTTGTTGTAGACCCGTCAACTCCCCGGTATTAA
- a CDS encoding MFS transporter: MPQPSGAPARVGLLLVGILLIAANMRAPITSVGPVLTDIQATLGFGASTASILASIPVMSFALFAPIAPIVANRFGIERTLGGAVLLLAAAIVGRSLPVPGLIWVGTVLIGVSIALINVLLPALIKRDFSSRVGQITGLYSAVQSAFAAMAAGFAVPIAGMSAEGWRLSLGIWAGVAIIAFAVFVPQLRSTTYPTLGATLGSAAAPGAASAFHHTWRSPWKSLLGWQVTFFMGFQSMIYYTVIAWWPTIEQAQGISNGEAGWHQFTYQAFGILGSISCAQAIQRLSDQRVIVVALTAFQATAILGQLSEPSLGLLWMMLLGIGSGGNIVLALSFFGLRTSNHHQAASLSGMAQSVGYAMAALSPIMVGVLHDATGGWQASIMMLLGVLVVQLVMGLFAGANRLIGERHRT; the protein is encoded by the coding sequence GTGCCTCAGCCGTCTGGCGCGCCCGCACGTGTTGGGTTGTTGCTCGTCGGCATCCTGCTGATAGCCGCCAATATGCGGGCGCCGATTACGTCTGTCGGGCCGGTCCTCACCGATATTCAAGCGACGCTCGGATTCGGTGCGTCAACGGCGTCAATTCTGGCCAGCATCCCGGTGATGTCCTTTGCGCTTTTTGCGCCCATCGCGCCCATCGTCGCCAACCGCTTTGGCATTGAGCGCACGCTCGGGGGCGCTGTGCTGCTACTTGCCGCCGCAATCGTTGGGCGGTCGCTGCCAGTACCCGGTCTCATCTGGGTTGGCACCGTCCTCATCGGCGTCTCAATCGCGCTGATCAATGTGCTCCTCCCAGCGCTAATCAAGCGGGATTTCTCGTCACGAGTTGGCCAAATCACCGGGCTCTATTCCGCGGTGCAGAGCGCCTTTGCGGCGATGGCAGCCGGCTTCGCGGTTCCCATAGCGGGCATGAGCGCCGAGGGGTGGCGGCTCTCCCTCGGAATCTGGGCAGGGGTCGCGATCATCGCGTTTGCGGTGTTCGTCCCCCAGCTCCGTTCGACGACGTACCCAACACTCGGCGCGACGCTCGGTTCAGCGGCGGCCCCAGGGGCGGCATCCGCGTTTCACCACACCTGGCGATCACCGTGGAAGTCACTGCTTGGCTGGCAGGTCACCTTCTTCATGGGGTTCCAGTCGATGATCTATTACACGGTTATTGCCTGGTGGCCAACCATCGAGCAGGCCCAGGGTATTTCCAACGGCGAGGCCGGCTGGCATCAGTTCACGTATCAGGCCTTTGGCATCCTTGGCAGTATTTCTTGCGCGCAGGCCATCCAGCGTTTGAGCGACCAGCGCGTCATCGTGGTTGCGCTCACGGCGTTTCAGGCCACCGCGATTCTTGGCCAGCTCAGCGAGCCAAGCCTCGGACTGCTCTGGATGATGCTGCTTGGCATCGGCTCCGGCGGCAATATTGTGTTGGCCCTCTCGTTCTTCGGGCTGCGAACCAGTAATCACCACCAAGCGGCGTCCCTTTCGGGGATGGCGCAGTCGGTCGGATACGCCATGGCTGCCCTCAGCCCAATCATGGTTGGGGTGCTGCACGATGCGACCGGCGGATGGCAGGCCTCGATCATGATGCTGCTTGGCGTACTCGTTGTGCAACTTGTGATGGGCCTTTTCGCGGGGGCCAATCGCCTGATCGGCGAGCGTCACAGAACCTAG
- a CDS encoding DUF4349 domain-containing protein yields the protein MKRPLLSGLAAVASVLLLAGCSAGNSTAPLPAIDKGGDYQSLPQQMDGAPDEASSGFDAQSPTSETSREIIRTGDVTLSADDPIALGDDVVELIASADGRIDSRSDTPSSEYQTESVWLSVRIPNISFDKVTDQIAKLGTLISSSFSAQDVTQQANNLDARIDALQTSVDRLTELLAQSANTADLIAAETALSERQAELDGLISDREFLSDQVEYSTLSVNIQSTETVVQTEPQTFWDGIVAGWNSILAFGAGLIVVVGVLVPWIVLLGVVVVVIWLIVRGRRSRKSAALKRAKDAHSSGTSAT from the coding sequence ATGAAACGACCACTACTCTCTGGACTTGCCGCGGTCGCAAGCGTTCTTTTGCTCGCCGGATGCTCTGCGGGAAACTCGACAGCCCCGCTGCCGGCGATCGACAAGGGCGGCGATTACCAGTCCCTCCCTCAGCAGATGGATGGCGCGCCAGACGAGGCAAGCTCTGGTTTTGACGCGCAGTCACCGACATCGGAAACATCGCGCGAGATCATTCGGACGGGCGATGTCACCCTGTCAGCCGACGACCCCATCGCGCTTGGCGATGACGTTGTTGAGCTCATCGCCTCAGCCGACGGACGCATCGATAGCCGCAGCGACACTCCGTCCTCCGAGTATCAGACAGAGTCGGTCTGGCTCTCCGTGCGCATCCCTAACATCAGCTTTGACAAGGTCACCGATCAAATCGCCAAGCTTGGCACGCTGATCTCAAGCAGCTTCAGCGCGCAGGATGTCACCCAACAGGCCAATAACCTTGATGCCCGCATCGATGCCCTGCAGACCTCGGTTGACCGCCTCACCGAGCTACTCGCCCAGTCGGCAAATACGGCAGATCTCATTGCCGCCGAGACGGCGCTCTCCGAGCGCCAAGCCGAGCTCGACGGTTTGATCTCTGATCGTGAGTTCTTGAGCGACCAGGTTGAGTATTCGACGCTCAGCGTCAACATCCAGTCGACCGAAACCGTTGTGCAGACCGAGCCGCAGACGTTCTGGGACGGCATCGTCGCCGGCTGGAACTCCATTCTTGCCTTTGGCGCCGGCCTCATCGTTGTGGTTGGTGTCCTCGTGCCCTGGATTGTGCTGCTCGGCGTCGTCGTTGTTGTGATCTGGCTCATTGTTCGAGGCCGTCGTTCTCGAAAGTCCGCCGCTCTGAAGCGAGCGAAAGACGCACATTCGTCTGGCACCTCGGCGACCTAG
- a CDS encoding DUF305 domain-containing protein — translation MASFFLPNNRATTTVAAVSTALAAGLLLAGCTNAAPDAAPTATAPASSASATAFNGNDVMFAQMMLPHHEQALEMSAIVLETPGVDARVTELAQQIAAAQGPEIDQLTQWLSDWGVDAGAGDHSGHGMAGMLTEDDLAQLRDADGPATSILFLEQMIEHHVGAVDMAEPLLSNGENAEVRALAQNVVSSQNDEIDTMRTLLAELQG, via the coding sequence ATGGCTTCATTTTTCCTTCCCAACAACCGCGCCACCACGACAGTGGCGGCCGTTTCAACGGCACTCGCGGCAGGACTCCTGCTCGCGGGCTGCACCAACGCAGCGCCCGATGCCGCGCCGACAGCGACCGCACCAGCATCCTCGGCATCCGCCACCGCATTCAACGGCAACGACGTGATGTTTGCCCAAATGATGCTGCCGCATCACGAGCAGGCGCTTGAGATGTCGGCGATAGTGCTCGAAACACCCGGCGTTGATGCCCGTGTGACGGAACTCGCGCAGCAGATTGCGGCAGCACAGGGCCCAGAGATCGACCAGCTCACGCAGTGGCTCAGCGACTGGGGCGTCGACGCCGGCGCAGGTGACCACTCCGGCCACGGGATGGCAGGGATGCTGACTGAGGACGACCTTGCACAACTGCGGGATGCCGACGGGCCGGCCACAAGCATCCTGTTTCTTGAACAGATGATCGAGCACCACGTCGGTGCCGTTGACATGGCAGAGCCCCTGCTCAGCAACGGCGAAAACGCGGAGGTTCGAGCGCTCGCCCAGAACGTGGTGTCGTCGCAGAACGATGAGATTGACACGATGCGGACGCTCCTCGCCGAGCTGCAAGGCTAA
- a CDS encoding thiazole synthase produces the protein MTQPTTVIGDARLIDDPLVIAGETFLSRLVMGTGGAPSLIALERALVASGTELTTVAMRRVQAGGEGSVWGLLQRNGIRSLPNTAGCFNAKEAVLTAQLAREACETNWVKLEVVADDVTLLPDPIELVRAAELLVADGFVVLPYTNDDPITARKLADVGCAAVMPLGAPIGSGLGILNPHNIEAIAAHSAVPVILDAGIGTASDAALAMELGCDGVLLATAVTRAADPVRMAHAMRLAVEAGRAASLAGRIPKRRDALASSPLDGRANLDLAL, from the coding sequence ATGACACAACCAACCACAGTGATCGGCGATGCGCGCCTCATTGACGACCCGCTCGTGATCGCGGGCGAGACGTTTTTGTCGAGACTCGTTATGGGAACGGGTGGGGCGCCGAGCCTCATAGCCCTTGAGCGCGCGCTCGTCGCGTCAGGCACCGAACTCACCACCGTCGCCATGCGCAGGGTTCAGGCCGGGGGAGAGGGCTCGGTGTGGGGGTTGCTGCAACGCAACGGAATCCGATCGCTCCCAAACACCGCTGGCTGTTTTAACGCCAAGGAGGCCGTGCTGACCGCCCAGCTTGCACGGGAGGCCTGCGAAACCAACTGGGTCAAGCTTGAGGTTGTTGCCGACGACGTGACGCTGCTCCCCGACCCGATTGAGCTTGTGCGGGCCGCTGAGCTCCTCGTAGCCGATGGATTTGTTGTGCTGCCGTACACCAACGACGACCCGATTACGGCGCGAAAGCTTGCCGACGTTGGCTGCGCAGCCGTCATGCCCCTTGGCGCGCCAATCGGCTCGGGTCTTGGCATCCTCAATCCGCATAATATCGAGGCGATCGCCGCCCACTCTGCGGTTCCCGTGATCCTGGATGCCGGCATTGGCACGGCCTCAGACGCCGCGCTTGCGATGGAACTTGGCTGCGACGGCGTCTTGCTCGCAACCGCGGTGACCAGGGCCGCAGACCCAGTCCGGATGGCGCACGCCATGCGATTGGCCGTTGAAGCCGGGCGGGCAGCCTCGCTTGCCGGGCGCATCCCAAAACGAAGGGATGCCCTCGCATCGTCGCCGCTCGACGGCAGGGCGAACCTCGATCTTGCGCTGTAG
- the thiS gene encoding sulfur carrier protein ThiS, whose translation MTPAAPSPSPQIEVNGTSVPLAQTTTLASVVIALLKPAEAGATVASLGGGIAAAVNDAVVPRSIWADHTLNDGDRVEILTAVQGG comes from the coding sequence ATGACGCCAGCTGCGCCCAGCCCCTCGCCCCAGATCGAGGTCAACGGGACCTCGGTTCCACTCGCCCAAACCACAACCCTCGCGAGCGTCGTGATTGCGCTGCTCAAGCCGGCAGAGGCTGGGGCAACCGTCGCATCCCTCGGCGGTGGCATCGCTGCGGCCGTCAATGATGCCGTTGTGCCTCGCAGCATCTGGGCGGACCACACACTCAATGACGGTGACCGGGTCGAAATTCTCACCGCGGTTCAGGGAGGCTAA
- a CDS encoding FAD-dependent oxidoreductase, with the protein MIEHHDLVIVGAGIIGLAAAFEAVEAGLSVRIFDTTPVDGASFAAAGMIAPTFEAAFGEHALMRLNVASAQLWPEFARRIAPNDDLGFRALGTLTVAFDSGDLAEARRLHALHLEWGLKSELMNSAQVRERMPLAGPRIAGGLWAPDDHQINPRRVCEALIEALARRGCAVERHAVVSLEPSALEPSALEPSALEPSSFVSPGRWAGVSGVRLDDGSTVTAQRVLLAAGWQTGKLVADIPDVELPTRPVKGEVVRLNVTDQPWLNCGFTVRGLVQGRPVYIVPRADGEVVVGATTAELPDDRQPSAGAMFGLLRDARAIMPGLDEAAVREFTARARPGSPDNLPMIGPLLDGSLLVATGHYRHGILLAAVTALLLRRVFAATPERDADPASGTEPTTAQRSDSATTADEAEIAEACRADRFSPASASSGEQGDTK; encoded by the coding sequence ATGATTGAACACCACGACCTCGTCATTGTTGGTGCCGGCATTATTGGGCTTGCCGCCGCCTTCGAAGCCGTTGAGGCTGGCCTGTCCGTTCGCATCTTTGACACAACCCCAGTCGACGGCGCGTCGTTCGCCGCCGCCGGAATGATCGCGCCAACCTTCGAAGCGGCATTTGGTGAGCACGCACTCATGCGGCTCAACGTAGCCTCCGCGCAATTATGGCCGGAATTTGCGCGACGTATTGCCCCGAACGACGACCTTGGATTCCGTGCTCTTGGCACCCTGACCGTTGCGTTCGATTCTGGAGATCTTGCCGAAGCGAGACGCCTCCACGCATTGCATCTTGAGTGGGGGCTCAAATCCGAGCTGATGAACTCTGCACAGGTACGGGAGCGGATGCCCCTTGCCGGACCGCGGATTGCCGGCGGCCTGTGGGCGCCCGACGATCATCAGATTAACCCGCGCCGGGTCTGCGAAGCACTTATTGAGGCGCTTGCTCGCCGTGGCTGCGCGGTCGAGCGGCACGCCGTCGTCTCGCTTGAGCCGAGCGCGCTTGAGCCGAGCGCGCTTGAGCCGAGCGCGCTTGAGCCGAGTTCGTTTGTGTCGCCGGGGCGATGGGCCGGGGTTTCCGGCGTGCGGCTCGATGACGGAAGCACCGTGACAGCGCAACGCGTGCTGCTCGCTGCAGGCTGGCAAACTGGCAAGCTTGTCGCAGACATTCCCGACGTTGAGTTGCCAACCCGCCCCGTGAAAGGCGAGGTCGTGCGGCTCAACGTGACCGATCAGCCCTGGTTGAACTGCGGCTTTACTGTTCGTGGCTTGGTGCAGGGCCGGCCTGTCTACATCGTGCCTCGTGCCGATGGTGAGGTTGTTGTTGGCGCGACCACCGCCGAATTGCCTGATGACCGGCAGCCGAGCGCGGGCGCCATGTTCGGGTTGCTTCGGGATGCTCGCGCGATTATGCCTGGGCTCGATGAGGCAGCCGTGCGCGAATTCACCGCGCGGGCACGGCCCGGTTCGCCAGATAACCTGCCGATGATTGGCCCGCTGCTCGATGGCTCACTGCTAGTGGCCACCGGACACTATCGCCACGGCATTCTTTTGGCAGCGGTGACGGCGTTATTGCTGCGCAGGGTGTTTGCGGCGACCCCAGAACGCGACGCTGACCCGGCCTCTGGAACCGAACCCACAACAGCTCAGCGCAGCGACTCAGCGACCACCGCAGACGAGGCGGAGATCGCCGAAGCCTGCCGAGCCGACCGATTCTCACCAGCATCCGCGAGCAGTGGAGAACAAGGAGACACCAAATGA
- a CDS encoding TenA family protein produces the protein MHGAITPTDRFTDHLWAETTDIREAIDSLEFLQRLGDGSLGLEDFRFYLEQDSLYLAGYAKALALLAARAPDPVTSAFWSTSAHDAAVVEASLHAELLAAVDAAPAAPASPTCLGYVSYLIATAATAPYPVAAAAVLPCFWLYADVSSRLALSAAEVLEANPEHPFAKWVASYDGEEFQSAVREARRVVDEAHSQATDEQRAAMVVAYQTASEFELLFWDTALNRQPWPVSQ, from the coding sequence ATGCATGGCGCAATCACACCAACCGATCGCTTCACCGATCACCTCTGGGCCGAAACAACCGATATTCGTGAGGCCATCGACTCGCTTGAGTTCTTGCAACGCCTTGGCGATGGAAGCCTCGGCCTCGAAGATTTTCGCTTCTACCTTGAGCAAGACTCTCTCTACCTCGCGGGCTACGCCAAGGCGCTCGCGCTGCTGGCTGCTCGGGCGCCAGACCCCGTTACCTCAGCGTTCTGGTCAACGTCGGCCCACGATGCTGCCGTCGTCGAGGCATCCCTGCACGCCGAGTTGCTTGCCGCTGTGGATGCTGCCCCTGCGGCACCGGCATCACCAACCTGCCTGGGCTACGTCTCATACCTCATCGCGACCGCGGCGACGGCTCCATACCCGGTGGCGGCTGCGGCCGTACTTCCCTGTTTCTGGCTCTACGCTGATGTGTCCTCTCGCCTTGCACTGAGCGCCGCCGAGGTGCTCGAAGCCAACCCGGAGCATCCGTTTGCCAAGTGGGTAGCTTCCTACGACGGCGAGGAATTCCAGTCTGCCGTTCGTGAGGCCCGCAGGGTTGTCGATGAGGCACACTCGCAGGCAACCGACGAGCAGCGCGCGGCAATGGTTGTCGCCTACCAAACCGCAAGCGAGTTTGAGCTGTTGTTCTGGGACACCGCACTGAATCGCCAGCCCTGGCCGGTCTCACAATGA
- a CDS encoding ABC transporter substrate-binding protein, producing MSNNAMRSHHRLIGRALKAAAILAATTVALTACGTAPSTDSAEGTSIRFALDWTPNTNHTGLYVAMEKGYFADAGLDVSLVDYNNVLPDTLMDAGHAEFGVSFHDATTMAQATGANVVAVMAVLQDWASAIAVRADNDSIQSPKDLDGTTYAGFGEPAEIPLLTQVIQNDGGTGDFEQVVLGTSAYEALYSGDADFVIPFFAWEGVEAERRGNPLKYFHYTDYGFPQSYAVVIDANRDWIEKHPTEAAAFVQALQRGYQFAAEHPDEAADILIAANPGFFDDEDMVRDSQRILADQLMLDADGTAGTIDAEHWAGYSQFLFEHQLLTDENGDVLTAQPDWSTYYTTDLLSETLSQ from the coding sequence ATGAGCAACAACGCAATGAGATCACACCACCGCCTGATCGGCCGAGCACTGAAGGCCGCCGCCATTCTCGCCGCCACAACGGTTGCGCTTACGGCCTGCGGCACCGCGCCTTCCACTGATTCAGCGGAAGGCACCAGCATCAGATTCGCCCTCGACTGGACCCCAAACACGAACCACACCGGCCTCTACGTTGCCATGGAAAAGGGCTACTTTGCGGATGCCGGACTCGATGTCTCGCTTGTTGACTACAACAACGTGCTGCCAGACACACTCATGGATGCCGGCCACGCCGAATTTGGCGTGAGCTTCCACGACGCAACAACCATGGCGCAGGCCACCGGGGCAAACGTGGTTGCGGTCATGGCAGTACTGCAGGACTGGGCAAGCGCCATCGCAGTGCGAGCCGACAACGACAGCATCCAGAGCCCAAAAGATCTTGACGGCACCACGTATGCCGGTTTTGGCGAGCCCGCCGAAATTCCGCTGCTCACGCAGGTGATTCAGAACGACGGCGGCACGGGCGACTTCGAGCAGGTCGTGCTTGGCACCTCAGCCTACGAGGCGCTGTATTCCGGCGATGCCGACTTTGTGATTCCGTTCTTCGCCTGGGAGGGTGTCGAAGCCGAGCGCCGGGGTAATCCGCTCAAGTACTTCCACTACACCGACTACGGATTCCCGCAGTCCTACGCCGTCGTCATCGATGCCAACCGCGACTGGATCGAGAAACATCCAACCGAGGCCGCAGCCTTTGTGCAGGCCCTTCAACGTGGGTACCAGTTCGCCGCTGAGCACCCAGATGAGGCAGCCGACATCCTCATCGCGGCAAACCCAGGCTTCTTTGACGACGAAGACATGGTGCGCGACAGCCAGCGCATCCTCGCAGACCAGTTGATGCTGGATGCCGACGGAACCGCAGGCACGATCGATGCGGAGCACTGGGCCGGCTACTCGCAGTTCCTCTTTGAACACCAATTGCTCACGGACGAGAACGGCGACGTGCTCACCGCACAACCAGACTGGTCAACCTATTACACAACCGATCTGTTGTCAGAGACGCTCTCACAATGA
- a CDS encoding ABC transporter permease yields MKSFRRILPAVILTLALIGVWEVAVRTSGVRPQILPAPSRVLAQGLAHAGDIGMHTVATLQVTLLGFAVTLVVSWLLAVAVDFTPWFRSAVTPLLVASQTLPIIAIAPLIIIWFGFGTLPKVLVVVLVTFFPITLGLIEGFRTASPTATALLTSMGASRWQVFYRLRLPQAMPRFFTSLRIGITYAVVGAIFAEYVGAKAGLGIYMSIQKNSFRTDLVLAAVVVTAVLSVSLFALTYLAQRLIAPWTLTALADGKRS; encoded by the coding sequence ATGAAATCGTTTCGCCGCATTCTTCCGGCCGTGATCCTCACGCTCGCCCTCATCGGCGTGTGGGAGGTCGCGGTTCGGACGAGCGGGGTGCGACCCCAAATCTTGCCAGCGCCCTCCAGAGTGTTGGCGCAGGGATTGGCGCACGCCGGGGACATTGGGATGCACACGGTTGCCACGCTGCAGGTCACGCTACTCGGTTTTGCAGTCACGCTCGTTGTGAGCTGGCTGCTTGCCGTCGCTGTCGATTTCACTCCCTGGTTCAGGAGCGCGGTGACTCCCCTCCTCGTGGCGTCGCAGACCCTGCCTATTATCGCGATTGCGCCGCTCATCATCATCTGGTTTGGCTTTGGCACACTCCCAAAGGTGCTCGTTGTTGTGCTTGTCACGTTTTTCCCCATTACGCTCGGGCTCATCGAAGGTTTCCGCACCGCGAGCCCGACGGCGACCGCTCTGCTCACAAGCATGGGGGCGTCCCGCTGGCAGGTTTTCTATCGGCTGCGGCTCCCCCAAGCAATGCCCCGTTTTTTCACCTCGCTGCGCATCGGCATTACCTATGCGGTGGTTGGCGCGATCTTCGCCGAGTATGTTGGGGCGAAGGCGGGACTCGGCATTTATATGAGCATCCAGAAGAACTCGTTCCGCACCGACCTCGTCCTCGCGGCGGTCGTTGTTACCGCCGTTCTGAGCGTCAGCCTCTTTGCCCTCACCTACCTCGCCCAGCGGCTCATCGCGCCGTGGACGCTCACGGCCCTCGCCGACGGGAAACGATCATGA